The Niallia alba genome includes a window with the following:
- a CDS encoding spore germination protein: MDTTSSKRKVSSRLEKNVDYLKEELGVGKNFDIIHLDVEYAGIRMAMFLVDGLVKDDILHLLMKFLAKVKKEELRKDVLQQLLRTYIPYIEISTVDDLNNVVDNVLSGPTALVVDGIDEILLIDARTYPVRGPEEPDTERVVRGSRDGFVETIVFNTALTRRRIRDRTLRMEFMQIGRRSKTDIVICYIGDIADPDMVKQLKESMSKIDTDGLPMAEKTIEEFISGNNWNPYPRVRYTERPDTTAVHLFEGHVCIFVDGSPSAMITPVTFWHHLQHAEEYRNNPLVGAYLRFVRYLGVFASIFLLPFWYLVSIEPSLLPSSLSFFGPSELGQIPLIIQFLLIEVGLDMLRMAAIHTPTSLATALGLVAALMIGQVAVEVGLFSNEVILYFSIAAIGSFATPSYELSLANRLVRIFLLIATALFKVPGYIIGVALFIIFLARMKSFGVPYLWPFIPFNFRAIRDIVVRTPIPLKNRRPRILNPNDPDR; this comes from the coding sequence ATGGACACTACAAGTAGTAAAAGAAAAGTATCTAGTCGATTAGAAAAAAATGTTGACTATTTAAAGGAAGAATTAGGTGTTGGCAAAAACTTTGACATCATTCATTTAGATGTTGAATATGCTGGCATTCGAATGGCGATGTTTCTTGTTGATGGATTGGTAAAAGACGATATATTACATTTGCTCATGAAGTTTCTAGCAAAAGTAAAAAAAGAGGAATTAAGAAAAGATGTTTTACAACAATTACTACGTACCTACATACCATATATCGAAATTAGTACGGTTGATGATTTAAATAATGTTGTTGATAATGTCCTGTCTGGTCCAACCGCTCTTGTAGTTGATGGAATTGATGAAATACTGCTAATTGATGCACGTACCTATCCAGTTAGAGGACCAGAAGAACCAGATACGGAAAGAGTTGTTCGTGGTTCACGAGATGGGTTTGTAGAAACAATTGTGTTTAATACAGCCCTTACACGAAGAAGAATTAGAGACCGAACCCTGCGGATGGAGTTTATGCAAATTGGACGTCGTTCGAAGACCGATATCGTTATTTGTTACATTGGTGATATAGCTGATCCTGATATGGTCAAGCAATTAAAAGAATCCATGTCAAAAATTGATACAGATGGATTACCGATGGCGGAAAAAACGATTGAGGAATTTATTTCAGGAAACAATTGGAATCCTTATCCTAGAGTAAGATACACAGAGCGACCTGATACAACAGCTGTCCATCTTTTTGAGGGACACGTTTGTATTTTCGTTGATGGCTCCCCATCGGCCATGATTACACCGGTAACCTTTTGGCATCATTTGCAGCACGCCGAAGAATATCGTAACAACCCTCTGGTAGGTGCCTATTTACGTTTTGTTCGCTACTTAGGTGTATTTGCATCCATTTTTTTATTGCCGTTTTGGTATTTAGTAAGTATTGAACCAAGCCTATTGCCTAGCTCCTTATCTTTTTTTGGACCTAGTGAATTAGGACAAATTCCATTAATCATTCAGTTTCTATTAATAGAAGTAGGTTTGGATATGCTGCGAATGGCTGCTATTCACACTCCTACTTCGTTGGCAACCGCACTAGGACTTGTTGCGGCCTTAATGATTGGACAAGTAGCAGTAGAAGTTGGTCTTTTTTCTAATGAAGTTATTTTGTATTTTTCTATTGCTGCGATTGGATCCTTTGCTACACCAAGTTATGAACTCAGTTTAGCAAACAGACTTGTTCGGATATTTTTACTAATTGCTACTGCTCTCTTTAAAGTTCCTGGATATATAATTGGTGTTGCCCTATTTATTATCTTTCTTGCAAGAATGAAATCTTTTGGGGTTCCATACCTATGGCCGTTCATTCCATTCAATTTCCGTGCCATCCGAGATATTGTTGTAAGAACACCTATTCCATTAAAAAACCGACGACCTCGTATTTTAAATCCAAATGATCCTGATCGATAA